A stretch of the Deltaproteobacteria bacterium genome encodes the following:
- a CDS encoding 2-C-methyl-D-erythritol 2,4-cyclodiphosphate synthase → MRVGLGYDVHRFAVGRALWLGGVEIPHDRGLEGHSDADVLLHAVMDALLGAAGLRDIGHYFPNTDPQWEGASSLLLLRQVRDLVAQQGFQIGNVDVTVLAEAPKIGPHVDAIRAKMADALGVVGTAIGIKATTHEGLGAVGRREGIAAMAVALLRVTSDS, encoded by the coding sequence ATGCGCGTAGGTTTAGGCTATGATGTTCATCGGTTTGCCGTCGGGCGCGCGTTGTGGCTCGGCGGGGTCGAAATCCCCCACGATCGTGGATTGGAAGGCCACTCCGACGCCGACGTCTTGTTGCACGCGGTGATGGATGCGTTGCTCGGCGCAGCCGGATTGCGCGACATTGGTCATTATTTCCCCAACACGGATCCTCAGTGGGAAGGAGCCTCCAGTCTGTTACTGCTGCGCCAAGTGCGGGACCTGGTGGCACAGCAAGGATTTCAGATCGGCAATGTCGATGTGACCGTCTTGGCCGAAGCGCCGAAAATTGGGCCGCATGTCGACGCGATACGGGCCAAGATGGCAGACGCGTTGGGCGTGGTTGGGACGGCAATTGGCATTAAGGCCACGACACACGAAGGATTGGGCGCTGTCGGTCGTCGCGAGGGAATCGCTGCGATGGCGGTGGCGTTGTTAAGGGTGACTAGTGACTCGTGA